The following proteins are co-located in the Leptospira weilii genome:
- a CDS encoding TIGR04388 family protein: MRDKRHSKTETHNLESDQSAFQLFGLWNLNIPKVKYNNLTEASTRLLVYFFRKKKQVRDLLLSPSHLKSNPYSLTTKIVSLITVITFHISFVIPFALFSLLSSEFSPLNAQSVPTLGSTKQFANDELKPYVDAAKAGATDSGSFLNTVTNGEQVLEAAWETEVNAEIESIVGGVNNSDAVNNVNVYKDAVRAQLELQKQQAKSQWVADAAQYIQAELQVFLATLSQNTGSNVTSTNTNSVNTINPTVQAATTTPVSQNTNPAQAAQSYYQGVQVWDTKWQDLLTKQNTWEQNSLNAIQNGILQWNQSITGLENDKLTYLNGIEQTKAQWLANKQIITNAQNQMRGALQSTITNIRSQENQLKANASGDASLTSVFGDMDELLDDLQDALNTNASLGTLAQTLGNFFQSQIASATAKADYWNVTKWQETYATQTVSYSQIVGSASLSCSHSGSGSNWCNTLASGTQTVTYSSNGNVYGWAATSGGFQNGVLVSNPAVSNNTSAGTSDGHYVIECNGWATPFGCTGGEGYTSDGEYCGDAPWNCGYNKRWETDNTYSLSVNESFNQQQITKNNNIRNAIFGSYNTAFGQSTQAGNAVSGSGVALSTKVYLGGTELNSSNWFGSLGLTNQVQIQTKYKYIDSAMQANQDFWSGLSSQFSNIASTFLSLVNPLKDWEDRSEEYEDEYQAKLLELEQTKQSTITNYNDQIAAMKAARGAWVTEVYGYQMAGIEGSADNANSQYRNGQENWENTINVFQQAELNWYLSAKDTLQQAVTAPNGETEYQTNSIPQANQIQNQITNSETNTTGLYNAATGLYQTYQYAAAGNVMQQALTNQQNQTSWNQQGAALSQSIADSFGRSEAYKTAELGASNRINALAQTIYGNGAYIVDNTEINQIQTQITTNGQNQSFWQNEISGANGGFNFNGRNNTSQTKEALYGDMIADIAVATTLQAEVVDEEITYLKTANEFFEKSERYQELAEKAKSEAKFDEAALYTGYAVREKNNAVGFLKKKYYNLGEEITSEVDNRGLTFTKNSFLSYRDNLINKNFQNTTQIGKQIQEGKNQVAGIIAEGESYNQIQGMIQTASNLNKQGEENKERVERLLAQSKELAEKNIGEGLLDGLQEMIASIQSALPQEISNNGVAQYIQAQEKELAEKQEKVNELLSHMNSLVTNQNDLSNLQTLLQGSSQAINLAANSAVSKYLDDYAKKLQKDNEERSSNLQKTLLEALSNGDQYKYLREAGYGFRTDGEGISAYRQIYSGEIEIGGSAMKETSYSPNLEYQYIRIETKFNPGNLSVDLMNPNSTRFNAEMAIGVKNYIDNLQKNVEQMFAQFSDKTNEIKEEYAQNQEIQDYKKELYQESKTNILASFQALPEDLKKAFSGEMGGLKGYHEQGSKYNFSQGSFQDQSGEMKKIGKSMYEGANIDDTVFEGSRELKGSVSVKGIPVEVSYGMQYLIVTSGFNISNLGYNFNLKLVGNQNAESQLSTVNQKYEIYKEDIQARIEKQAKANDAEKESKGFLFTILNGMNGGSGSMGQRFTQAVRSEAQSRITGAVAEATGLPASLVGALVGGSSMKDAVKAYVKDETVNAISKATGIPAWMISNQMEKMNKPKEQWYQSQEFQMVTTVVAVAAAPFTGGASLAVMMAVGAGIGAATGAASGGLKGALVGAVGGAAGAAVKSFTGGAVNVGLSYSAENGFGASVGVGYGPATVSVGISERGGTSVDVGFNKAGFNAGLSYNSKTGSVSGSAGFTSQSSGTGFALSYSEGDGFGASLSKSFDSGLNGGLSWSEKGGVGGNIGYEAPGDKDKPKNSLANQMKGAGGTLSFSERDGLSAALNASGGVNAGNWSQSGGFQANSNFLMDSWKADFVSKQGAIEELQSKGLSKEQANAILDAQAHAESKAAQEKNNQESGKSVLDGAAISTQRREGEDGSHGVIGFGDDDGPTPAHGATGDNSPLQSGSSSGSFGPDGKPVVHGELNGPLVNKGIDKILDQVNSFDKTKSGNVEAALKDFAKANNLSESSPEYKKLKELTADIGGKNSKGFNESRNEYYAQNKERIHTEALTAMYGDKIQSIDGKKAVLRNGEGVIITNGKYDLQLDNKTSEYFKRDHENILGMKVNDPDYHLRNSAQCFPTTNAVMADHAGATPRDPSKQMVDDMLSTALGKGILNRNDHTSGGTEMKTYAGAEKLNKEYGLTQHMLQYPNKATFEDKKVVIQQAIRNGNIVSAGGAFPVGDHRNAIVGYDSKGWVVFDPYGNANTKGYKGNGMFAHYEYGKFNLGGNQAYYVTKD; this comes from the coding sequence ATGAGAGACAAAAGACATTCAAAAACAGAGACCCACAACCTCGAAAGCGATCAAAGCGCGTTTCAATTATTTGGATTATGGAACTTGAATATTCCAAAAGTAAAATACAATAACCTGACCGAAGCAAGTACGCGTTTGCTAGTTTACTTTTTTCGTAAGAAAAAACAAGTAAGGGATCTGCTCCTTTCCCCTTCCCACCTGAAATCTAACCCCTATTCCCTGACCACTAAGATCGTGAGTTTGATCACAGTGATAACGTTTCATATATCCTTTGTCATACCGTTTGCGCTTTTTAGTCTTTTGTCTTCCGAATTCAGTCCTTTGAACGCGCAAAGCGTACCCACGTTAGGAAGTACCAAACAGTTTGCCAATGACGAACTCAAACCCTACGTGGACGCAGCCAAAGCGGGAGCGACGGACTCGGGAAGTTTTCTGAATACGGTGACAAACGGAGAACAAGTGTTGGAAGCCGCCTGGGAAACGGAAGTGAACGCGGAAATAGAATCGATCGTCGGAGGAGTAAATAACTCAGACGCGGTGAATAACGTGAACGTCTACAAAGATGCGGTGAGGGCTCAGTTAGAACTACAAAAACAACAGGCCAAAAGCCAATGGGTAGCGGACGCGGCGCAATACATACAAGCGGAACTGCAAGTATTTTTAGCGACATTGTCCCAAAACACAGGAAGCAACGTAACATCGACGAACACAAATTCGGTGAATACGATCAATCCGACAGTGCAAGCAGCGACAACCACACCGGTCTCCCAAAACACAAACCCGGCACAAGCGGCACAAAGTTATTACCAAGGAGTTCAAGTTTGGGATACAAAGTGGCAGGATCTGTTAACCAAACAAAACACTTGGGAACAGAATTCCTTGAACGCGATCCAGAACGGAATCTTGCAATGGAATCAATCGATTACAGGACTTGAGAATGACAAACTAACGTATCTGAATGGAATCGAACAAACCAAAGCACAATGGCTGGCGAACAAACAAATCATCACAAACGCACAGAATCAAATGAGAGGCGCGCTGCAATCTACAATTACCAACATCCGCTCTCAAGAGAATCAATTGAAAGCAAACGCATCCGGCGATGCGAGCTTGACATCTGTGTTTGGAGACATGGACGAATTGTTAGACGACTTGCAAGACGCATTGAATACAAACGCATCTTTGGGAACGTTAGCGCAAACATTGGGAAACTTTTTCCAAAGTCAGATCGCAAGCGCAACCGCAAAAGCGGATTACTGGAACGTAACCAAATGGCAAGAGACGTATGCGACGCAGACGGTTTCGTATTCTCAGATAGTTGGGAGTGCAAGCTTGAGTTGCAGCCATTCCGGAAGCGGATCCAATTGGTGTAACACTCTGGCGTCGGGAACTCAAACAGTGACGTATTCGTCCAATGGAAACGTTTACGGATGGGCAGCGACGAGCGGAGGATTTCAAAACGGAGTGTTGGTAAGTAATCCTGCGGTTTCCAATAACACGAGTGCGGGCACGAGCGACGGACACTATGTAATAGAATGTAACGGATGGGCAACCCCTTTTGGTTGTACCGGCGGAGAAGGTTATACGAGCGACGGAGAGTATTGCGGGGATGCGCCATGGAATTGCGGATACAATAAAAGATGGGAAACGGATAACACCTACTCTCTATCCGTAAACGAATCGTTTAACCAACAACAGATAACAAAGAACAACAATATTAGAAATGCAATATTCGGAAGTTACAATACGGCATTTGGACAATCCACTCAAGCAGGGAATGCGGTTTCCGGTTCGGGTGTTGCACTTAGCACCAAAGTGTATTTAGGAGGAACGGAGTTAAACTCGTCGAACTGGTTTGGTTCTTTGGGACTGACGAATCAAGTGCAGATTCAAACGAAATACAAATACATAGACAGCGCGATGCAGGCGAACCAAGACTTTTGGTCGGGACTTTCGAGCCAGTTTAGTAACATAGCGTCGACTTTCTTGTCGCTTGTAAATCCGTTGAAAGACTGGGAAGACAGATCGGAAGAATACGAAGACGAATACCAAGCTAAACTCTTAGAACTGGAACAAACGAAACAAAGTACAATCACCAACTACAACGACCAAATAGCGGCCATGAAAGCGGCGAGAGGGGCTTGGGTAACAGAAGTCTACGGCTATCAAATGGCTGGGATAGAAGGAAGCGCGGATAACGCGAATAGCCAATACAGAAACGGACAAGAGAACTGGGAAAATACAATCAATGTTTTCCAACAAGCGGAACTGAATTGGTATTTGTCAGCAAAGGACACATTACAACAAGCGGTAACAGCGCCTAACGGAGAAACCGAGTACCAAACAAACTCAATTCCGCAAGCAAACCAGATCCAAAACCAGATTACAAACTCGGAAACGAATACAACCGGGCTTTACAACGCAGCGACAGGATTGTACCAAACATACCAATATGCAGCTGCAGGAAATGTAATGCAGCAAGCGTTGACCAACCAACAAAATCAAACAAGCTGGAATCAGCAAGGAGCCGCGTTGTCTCAAAGTATAGCGGACTCTTTTGGAAGAAGTGAGGCATACAAAACAGCGGAACTCGGCGCAAGTAACAGAATCAACGCACTTGCCCAGACGATCTACGGAAACGGAGCGTATATCGTAGACAATACGGAAATCAATCAGATCCAAACTCAGATAACAACGAACGGACAAAACCAAAGCTTTTGGCAAAATGAGATTAGCGGAGCCAACGGAGGATTTAACTTTAACGGTCGCAACAACACAAGCCAAACCAAAGAAGCCCTGTATGGGGACATGATAGCAGACATTGCAGTCGCAACAACGTTACAAGCGGAAGTAGTCGATGAAGAGATCACATATTTAAAAACAGCAAACGAATTTTTTGAGAAATCCGAAAGATATCAAGAATTAGCGGAGAAGGCCAAGAGTGAAGCGAAGTTCGACGAAGCCGCGCTTTACACCGGATATGCGGTGAGAGAGAAAAACAACGCAGTCGGTTTCTTGAAAAAGAAATACTACAACTTGGGAGAAGAGATTACAAGTGAAGTGGATAACCGGGGGCTTACCTTTACGAAAAATTCTTTCTTGAGTTACAGAGATAATTTAATCAACAAGAACTTCCAGAATACGACGCAAATAGGCAAACAAATCCAAGAAGGAAAGAATCAAGTCGCGGGAATCATTGCGGAAGGAGAAAGTTACAATCAAATCCAAGGAATGATTCAGACTGCTTCTAACTTGAACAAACAAGGAGAAGAGAACAAAGAACGAGTGGAGAGACTCTTGGCGCAATCGAAAGAGCTAGCAGAGAAAAACATCGGTGAAGGACTGTTAGACGGATTGCAAGAAATGATTGCAAGCATCCAGAGCGCACTACCGCAAGAGATATCCAACAACGGAGTTGCTCAATACATCCAAGCACAAGAGAAAGAACTTGCAGAGAAACAAGAGAAAGTGAATGAATTACTTTCTCATATGAATTCGCTTGTAACGAATCAGAACGATCTTTCCAATTTGCAAACCCTACTCCAAGGAAGCAGCCAAGCGATCAACCTAGCGGCAAACAGCGCAGTGTCGAAGTATTTAGACGACTACGCGAAGAAACTCCAAAAAGACAACGAAGAAAGAAGTTCGAATCTACAGAAAACACTTTTAGAAGCCTTAAGCAACGGAGACCAATACAAGTATCTCCGAGAAGCGGGCTACGGATTTAGAACGGACGGAGAAGGAATTTCCGCCTACAGACAGATCTACAGCGGAGAAATCGAAATCGGCGGAAGTGCGATGAAGGAAACAAGCTATTCTCCGAATTTAGAATATCAATATATACGAATTGAAACGAAGTTTAATCCCGGAAACTTGAGCGTGGATCTGATGAACCCGAATTCCACAAGATTCAACGCGGAAATGGCGATCGGCGTAAAGAATTACATCGACAACCTTCAAAAGAACGTGGAACAAATGTTCGCGCAGTTTAGCGACAAGACAAACGAGATCAAAGAAGAATACGCACAAAATCAAGAGATCCAAGATTACAAGAAGGAACTCTACCAAGAGAGTAAGACGAACATATTAGCCTCCTTTCAAGCGTTGCCTGAAGATTTGAAGAAGGCATTTTCAGGAGAGATGGGAGGATTAAAGGGATACCACGAACAAGGATCCAAATACAACTTTAGCCAAGGAAGTTTCCAAGACCAAAGCGGAGAGATGAAGAAGATCGGGAAGTCGATGTACGAGGGAGCGAACATCGACGACACAGTGTTCGAAGGAAGTAGAGAACTGAAAGGCTCTGTGAGTGTCAAAGGAATACCCGTGGAAGTAAGCTACGGAATGCAGTATTTGATTGTCACATCCGGATTTAATATCTCGAACTTGGGATACAACTTCAACTTGAAGTTAGTGGGAAATCAAAACGCAGAAAGTCAGTTATCGACCGTAAACCAGAAGTATGAAATCTACAAAGAAGACATACAAGCTCGAATCGAGAAACAAGCCAAGGCAAATGACGCGGAAAAGGAAAGCAAGGGATTTCTATTTACAATCTTGAATGGAATGAACGGCGGGTCTGGAAGTATGGGCCAAAGATTTACGCAAGCGGTAAGATCGGAAGCACAAAGCCGCATAACGGGAGCGGTTGCGGAAGCGACGGGCTTACCCGCGTCACTCGTCGGAGCGCTCGTTGGCGGAAGTAGCATGAAAGACGCAGTGAAAGCGTATGTGAAAGACGAAACGGTAAACGCAATTTCGAAAGCGACTGGGATACCCGCTTGGATGATCTCGAATCAAATGGAGAAGATGAACAAGCCGAAGGAACAATGGTATCAAAGCCAAGAGTTCCAGATGGTGACAACAGTCGTAGCGGTAGCGGCCGCGCCCTTCACTGGTGGAGCAAGTTTAGCCGTCATGATGGCAGTGGGAGCGGGAATCGGAGCAGCCACGGGAGCCGCGAGCGGAGGACTCAAAGGAGCGTTAGTTGGTGCTGTAGGAGGAGCTGCGGGAGCCGCGGTAAAAAGTTTTACGGGTGGAGCGGTTAACGTAGGGCTTAGCTATTCGGCAGAGAACGGATTTGGAGCATCGGTAGGAGTGGGATATGGACCAGCGACAGTGAGCGTTGGAATCTCCGAAAGAGGCGGAACATCGGTTGACGTAGGATTTAACAAAGCAGGCTTCAACGCGGGACTGAGTTACAACTCCAAAACAGGAAGCGTGAGTGGAAGCGCTGGATTTACTTCCCAAAGTAGCGGAACCGGATTTGCACTCAGTTACAGTGAGGGAGACGGATTCGGTGCGAGCTTGAGTAAAAGTTTTGATAGCGGATTGAATGGCGGACTTAGTTGGAGTGAGAAAGGCGGTGTCGGAGGAAATATCGGATACGAAGCACCGGGTGACAAAGACAAACCGAAGAACTCACTCGCAAACCAAATGAAAGGCGCTGGTGGAACATTAAGTTTTTCTGAAAGAGATGGTTTGTCCGCTGCACTTAACGCGTCTGGCGGAGTGAACGCGGGGAACTGGAGTCAGTCGGGTGGCTTTCAAGCAAATTCTAATTTTCTAATGGATAGCTGGAAGGCGGACTTTGTTTCGAAACAAGGGGCGATTGAAGAACTTCAATCGAAAGGTTTGAGTAAGGAACAGGCGAATGCAATTCTGGATGCGCAAGCTCATGCGGAATCGAAGGCTGCTCAGGAAAAAAATAATCAGGAAAGCGGAAAATCGGTGTTAGACGGTGCAGCGATTTCGACACAGAGAAGAGAAGGAGAAGATGGAAGTCATGGAGTGATCGGGTTTGGCGATGATGATGGCCCGACTCCAGCTCACGGAGCGACCGGAGACAACAGTCCGCTTCAAAGCGGAAGTTCTTCCGGATCGTTTGGACCGGATGGAAAACCGGTGGTACATGGAGAACTCAACGGACCACTTGTAAACAAAGGAATCGACAAGATTTTGGATCAAGTGAACAGCTTTGACAAAACGAAATCCGGAAACGTGGAAGCGGCGTTGAAAGATTTTGCAAAGGCGAATAACTTGAGTGAAAGTTCGCCGGAATACAAGAAGTTGAAAGAACTGACTGCAGATATTGGAGGCAAGAACTCGAAAGGATTTAATGAATCTCGAAATGAATATTACGCACAGAACAAAGAGAGAATCCATACGGAAGCGTTAACTGCGATGTATGGGGACAAGATTCAATCGATCGACGGAAAGAAGGCCGTATTAAGGAACGGTGAAGGAGTGATCATCACCAACGGAAAGTATGACCTTCAGTTGGACAACAAGACGAGTGAGTATTTCAAGAGAGATCATGAGAATATTCTCGGAATGAAAGTTAATGATCCAGATTATCATCTAAGAAATTCAGCACAATGTTTTCCGACGACGAACGCGGTAATGGCGGATCATGCGGGAGCAACGCCTAGAGATCCATCCAAGCAAATGGTGGACGATATGCTTTCGACTGCGTTAGGAAAAGGGATTTTGAATCGTAATGATCATACCAGTGGTGGGACTGAGATGAAGACGTATGCCGGTGCCGAAAAGCTGAACAAAGAATATGGACTGACACAACACATGCTTCAATATCCAAATAAGGCAACTTTCGAAGACAAGAAAGTGGTAATTCAACAAGCGATTCGAAACGGAAATATTGTATCTGCAGGTGGAGCCTTCCCAGTTGGCGACCACCGAAATGCGATTGTGGGATATGACTCAAAAGGTTGGGTAGTGTTTGACCCGTACGGGAATGCAAATACAAAGGGATACAAAGGAAATGGAATGTTTGCCCATTACGAATATGGAAAGTTCAATTTGGGTGGAAACCAAGCCTACTACGTAACGAAGGACTAA
- the plsY gene encoding glycerol-3-phosphate 1-O-acyltransferase PlsY: MNFAIFALLSFIAGSIPFGYWIALRFAKMDIRKFGSKNIGATNVGRSIGWKFGFPVLVLDVAKGVFPVYFSGIYVSEGGIPFQLACGVLAVLGHMFSPFLGFKGGKGVATTLGVFLVLTPLACLGAIFVFLVTIKYFKFVSLGSIFASLTLPLVYAFSSALLLHEEVSYWILGTMALISIGIILTHRENIFRILNRSELFAVKNEDEEQNGDSERNRR; the protein is encoded by the coding sequence ATGAACTTCGCGATTTTTGCACTTCTTAGTTTTATCGCGGGTTCGATTCCTTTCGGATATTGGATTGCTCTTCGATTCGCAAAGATGGATATCCGCAAATTCGGGAGCAAAAATATAGGAGCCACGAACGTGGGTCGTTCTATCGGTTGGAAGTTCGGTTTTCCGGTGTTGGTCTTGGATGTGGCTAAGGGAGTTTTTCCGGTTTATTTTTCCGGGATTTATGTTTCGGAAGGAGGGATTCCGTTTCAATTGGCCTGTGGAGTTCTCGCAGTTTTAGGACATATGTTCTCGCCTTTTTTAGGTTTCAAAGGAGGCAAGGGAGTTGCCACTACATTGGGCGTATTTTTGGTTTTGACTCCGCTTGCCTGTCTCGGGGCGATCTTTGTTTTTTTGGTGACTATTAAGTATTTTAAATTTGTATCTCTCGGATCAATTTTTGCTTCCCTTACTCTTCCGCTCGTTTATGCTTTTTCATCGGCTCTTCTTTTACACGAAGAGGTTTCGTATTGGATCTTAGGGACAATGGCGCTCATCTCCATCGGGATCATACTCACTCATAGGGAGAATATTTTTCGGATCTTAAATCGGTCCGAATTGTTCGCGGTCAAAAACGAAGACGAGGAACAAAACGGTGATTCAGAGAGAAATCGACGATAA
- a CDS encoding integrase core domain-containing protein: MFYEISILLNLVLILYVIKKIGAESKNSIQILFLKSQLSAYKRKRKKFHTKPFERLKLVFLSYLDPNWIENLILVSPHTLLEWRNKKFKTFWALLSRRKKTGRPNIPWKVIKLIRRVAKENKIWGATKLHGLLLKLDHDICERTVSKYIPKRPHSPKKRLSWKEFYSLHADSMVVSDTLSVYSSNFKKIFRVVFFLHVGSRQILHFDIHTNPTTNWMRKVLKFAVRKQIQAGKTFHYFLSDNDSIFGKRFTKYLERIGIKHKKTSLRSPWQNCYAERWVKTCRNEFLDFFIPLNQYHLEKKLEEFIHFYNHHRTHLALNKDSPVSSPVLIRPSDGSVKLVSTPVLGGLYHIYSYEDVA, translated from the coding sequence TTGTTTTACGAAATCTCTATTCTGCTCAATCTGGTGCTGATTCTTTATGTTATCAAAAAAATTGGAGCAGAATCAAAAAATTCCATTCAAATCTTATTTCTAAAATCACAACTCTCAGCTTACAAACGAAAACGAAAAAAATTCCATACAAAACCTTTCGAAAGATTGAAACTCGTCTTTCTTTCCTATCTCGATCCCAATTGGATCGAAAATCTAATTCTTGTTTCTCCACATACTCTTCTTGAATGGAGAAACAAAAAATTCAAAACATTCTGGGCTCTTCTTTCCCGTAGAAAGAAAACAGGAAGACCAAACATTCCTTGGAAAGTCATCAAACTCATTCGAAGAGTCGCTAAGGAAAACAAAATCTGGGGAGCTACAAAACTACACGGTCTTCTTCTAAAGCTCGACCATGATATTTGTGAAAGAACTGTTTCTAAGTATATTCCAAAACGTCCTCATAGCCCTAAAAAACGTCTTTCTTGGAAAGAATTCTATTCTCTGCATGCCGATTCTATGGTTGTTTCCGATACTCTTTCCGTTTACTCTTCCAATTTCAAAAAGATCTTTCGCGTCGTTTTTTTTCTTCACGTCGGCTCTAGACAAATTCTTCATTTTGATATTCATACAAACCCGACTACAAATTGGATGCGAAAGGTTTTGAAGTTTGCCGTTCGTAAGCAAATTCAAGCAGGAAAAACCTTTCATTATTTTCTTTCCGACAACGATTCCATTTTTGGGAAACGCTTTACCAAATACTTGGAAAGAATCGGCATCAAACACAAAAAAACCTCTCTTCGCTCTCCTTGGCAGAACTGTTACGCGGAACGTTGGGTAAAGACATGTAGAAATGAATTTTTGGATTTCTTCATTCCTCTCAATCAGTATCATTTGGAAAAAAAACTGGAAGAGTTCATTCATTTTTACAATCATCATCGCACTCATTTAGCTTTGAACAAAGACAGTCCCGTTTCTTCTCCGGTTTTAATACGTCCTTCCGATGGGTCGGTAAAACTCGTTTCCACTCCCGTTCTCGGAGGTCTTTACCACATATATTCTTACGAAGACGTTGCCTAA
- the der gene encoding ribosome biogenesis GTPase Der — protein MVKAGKKEIIESEEVVPIKAPRKGPGEKIPIVSIVGRQNVGKSTLFNSLLKKKLAITEDYPGVTRDVLSARIYQEEKGLDFYLCDTPGLDIENPDSLSQTILEAAYRQLNESDVIIFLLDKNLITAADHTLLDYLRKEYGPADKPIIYCVNKADKELDEFDLEEYYRMGLAEVLPISAIGRKNLGLLLEKIKFFLSDKPGKVWIEKITASKKKDLRPLPLAEEDYEFRLAIVGKPNSGKSSLLNAICGYERAVVSEVAGTTRDSVDTLLEFGDRRLLLTDTAGIRRHSKTAEALEFYSYQRTLKAIESSDLVIHLLDAKKGFGDFDKKITSLLQEKGKPFLIAVNKWDSIEDKTDKTFKEYKEKLYSRFPLLNEVPIITISATERLRVQKLIDLSFDLATRSHRKVSTSELNKNLKNWMSQAGRSFSAHQPPKMLYCTQVSTSPFHLILFVNHVEYFKSNLVSFLKKKLTEAYGLQGIPVRLEFRSDRK, from the coding sequence ATGGTTAAAGCCGGAAAAAAAGAAATCATAGAGTCGGAAGAAGTTGTTCCGATCAAAGCTCCTCGTAAAGGGCCCGGAGAAAAAATCCCGATTGTTTCGATCGTGGGCAGACAAAACGTAGGAAAGTCCACTCTGTTTAATTCTCTTTTGAAGAAAAAACTCGCGATTACGGAGGATTATCCCGGTGTGACGCGTGACGTTCTTTCGGCGAGGATCTATCAGGAAGAAAAAGGTCTCGACTTTTATCTCTGCGACACTCCCGGGCTCGACATAGAAAATCCGGACTCTCTTTCCCAAACCATATTAGAAGCCGCTTATAGACAATTAAATGAGTCCGACGTGATCATCTTTTTATTGGATAAAAATCTGATTACCGCCGCCGATCATACGTTGCTCGATTATCTGAGAAAGGAATACGGGCCCGCGGACAAGCCGATCATCTATTGTGTCAACAAGGCGGACAAGGAACTCGACGAATTCGATCTGGAGGAATACTACAGAATGGGTCTTGCCGAAGTACTGCCGATTTCGGCAATCGGAAGAAAAAATCTGGGATTGTTGCTTGAGAAAATTAAATTTTTCTTAAGTGATAAACCGGGTAAGGTCTGGATCGAAAAGATTACCGCTTCTAAAAAAAAGGATCTACGACCTCTTCCTCTTGCGGAAGAGGACTACGAATTTCGTCTTGCGATCGTGGGAAAGCCGAATTCCGGAAAATCCAGTCTTTTGAACGCGATTTGCGGCTACGAACGAGCGGTTGTGAGCGAAGTGGCCGGAACCACAAGGGATTCCGTGGATACTTTATTGGAATTTGGCGATAGAAGACTTCTACTTACCGACACCGCCGGAATTCGTAGACATAGCAAGACCGCGGAAGCTCTGGAATTTTATTCGTATCAAAGAACTCTGAAGGCCATCGAATCGAGCGATCTTGTCATCCATCTTTTGGACGCAAAAAAAGGATTCGGAGATTTCGATAAAAAGATCACTTCTCTTCTACAGGAAAAGGGAAAACCGTTTTTGATCGCGGTCAACAAATGGGATTCCATCGAGGACAAGACCGACAAAACCTTTAAGGAATACAAGGAAAAACTTTACAGTCGCTTTCCGTTGTTAAACGAAGTGCCGATCATCACGATCAGCGCGACCGAAAGGCTGAGGGTCCAAAAACTCATCGATCTTTCCTTCGATCTCGCGACACGTTCTCATAGAAAGGTCAGCACATCCGAGCTTAATAAAAATTTAAAGAACTGGATGAGCCAGGCGGGAAGATCCTTTTCGGCGCATCAACCGCCTAAGATGCTCTATTGCACACAGGTTTCCACTTCTCCCTTTCACCTGATCTTGTTTGTAAATCATGTGGAATACTTTAAATCGAACTTAGTTTCGTTTTTGAAAAAGAAACTCACGGAAGCTTATGGTTTGCAGGGGATTCCGGTTCGATTGGAGTTTCGATCGGATCGAAAATGA
- a CDS encoding NADase-type glycan-binding domain-containing protein, with amino-acid sequence MKNPKRILAILILGVTVMLQAEGEKTRKDLIPIFKKCYRPDEHLSLVASSVLAEKGKPKDFYGPNNIDDINKDTAWGVSKNQGIGEWVYTYNFVDSNTNHYHQLTGKSQKNYFGFLNGLAKDSTSFEENGRIKKVRIDVYELEGTETMANLKDPLIYHNYPIENDSFELELKDTPEEQTFEREIFTKIKPQDDFYARYLLFKLTILETYPGTKSKNVFLTEFHAYSEDAKVNFRITRERK; translated from the coding sequence ATGAAGAACCCAAAACGAATATTAGCAATATTGATATTAGGAGTAACGGTTATGTTACAAGCGGAAGGTGAGAAGACAAGAAAGGATTTGATTCCAATTTTCAAGAAATGTTATCGACCAGATGAACATTTGTCCTTGGTTGCAAGTTCCGTTTTGGCTGAAAAAGGGAAACCAAAAGATTTTTACGGACCTAATAATATTGATGATATTAATAAAGATACGGCTTGGGGTGTGAGTAAAAATCAAGGAATTGGGGAGTGGGTATACACGTACAATTTCGTAGATTCTAATACGAATCATTATCATCAACTGACGGGAAAAAGTCAGAAAAACTATTTCGGTTTTTTAAATGGATTGGCCAAGGATTCGACTTCTTTCGAAGAAAATGGAAGGATCAAAAAAGTAAGGATTGATGTGTATGAATTGGAGGGAACTGAAACCATGGCGAATTTAAAAGATCCTCTCATATATCACAATTATCCCATCGAAAATGATTCCTTTGAATTGGAACTGAAAGATACTCCGGAAGAACAAACCTTTGAAAGAGAGATTTTTACGAAGATAAAGCCGCAAGATGATTTCTACGCTCGTTACCTACTTTTCAAACTTACGATCTTGGAAACATATCCGGGAACCAAAAGTAAGAATGTGTTTTTGACTGAGTTTCACGCATATTCGGAAGATGCAAAAGTGAATTTCAGAATCACGCGGGAAAGGAAGTGA